In Papaver somniferum cultivar HN1 chromosome 1, ASM357369v1, whole genome shotgun sequence, a genomic segment contains:
- the LOC113314368 gene encoding polygalacturonase-like translates to MGTFDILFVLGVVISTHLHVVAAQGVFDVTDPKYGAVGDGKKDDTQAFTKAWADACAATAGIPKLVVPKGKTFYVGPTSFMGPCKAKNVTFELGGTIVAPQNPSAWDTAKGGSGTWIVFNGVTGLLVNGGGVFDGRGQGWWEKSCHQNRHLNAPGCTKIQPAAVNFWGTSGGAFRDITVTNSPMFHVTLLKLEGFEVYNVKINSPEDSPNTDGIHTQDVKQVTIADSQFRGGDDCVSIGDRSSFVYVRNCHCGPGHGVSIGSLGKGGKNADVEEIHVERIEFVGTMFGARIKTYKGGKGYCRKISYKNSNFTNVMNPIFIDQFYLDVGVSDTPNAVSAVSISDVTFEGLTGTTDVKVPAAITLKCSEAVPCTGIKMNNINLTPAVPGTKLTANCSNAKGAILGKVEPAVTGLISSA, encoded by the exons ATG GGAACTTTCGACATTCTTTTCGTGTTGGGGGTTGTTATTTCAACCCATTTACACGTCGTAGCAGCGCAAGGAGTTTTCGACGTTACGGATCCGAAATATGGAGCAGTTGGTGATGGAAAAAAAGACGATACTCAG GCATTTACGAAAGCGTGGGCTGATGCATGCGCAGCAACAGCAGGGATACCAAAATTGGTTGTTCCTAAAGGAAAGACATTTTACGTTGGGCCAACTTCATTTATGGGTCCTTGTAAGGCCAAAAATGTCACCTTTGAG CTTGGTGGAACAATTGTTGCACCCCAAAATCCCTCAGCATGGGATACTGCCAAGGGTGGTTCAGGAACATGGATCGTATTCAATGGTGTGACTGGTCTCCTAGTAAATGGAGGTGGTGTTTTCGATGGACGTGGTCAGGGCTGGTGGGAAAAGTCCTgccatcaaaatagacatctaaaCGCACCAGGATGCACCAAGATACAACCAGCT GCGGTAAACTTCTGGGGGACAAGCGGTGGTGCATTCAGAGACATCACGGTTACAAACAGTCCGATGTTTCATGTAACTCTCTTGAAACTAGAGGGTTTTGAAGTCTATAATGTCAAGATTAACTCCCCTGAAGATAGTCCCAATACCGATGGTATTCACACCCAGGATGTCAAACAGGTCACCATTGCTGACAGCCAGTTTAGGGGAG GTGACGACTGCGTCTCAATTGGAGATCGAAGTTCATTTGTCTATGTCCGCAACTGTCACTGCGGACCTGGACACGGAGTAAG TATTGGAAGCTTAGGTAAGGGTGGAAAAAATGCGGACGTAGAGGAGATCCATGTTGAGAGAATTGAATTTGTCGGGACCATGTTCGGTGCTAGAATCAAGACTTACAAG GGTGGAAAAGGCTATTGCCGAAAGATTTCATATAAGAACAGCAATTTCACTAATGTGATGAATCCTATATTCATCGATCAATTCTACCTTGATGTAGGAGTGAGTGATACACCTAATGCG GTGAGCGCTGTGAGTATCAGCGACGTAACTTTCGAAGGTTTAACAGGAACAACCGACGTAAAAGTACCAGCAGCTATCACTTTGAAATGTAGTGAAGCAGTTCCTTGCACCGGTATTAAAATGAATAACATCAACTTAACACCTGCAGTACCTGGGACAAAGCTTACCGCTAATTGTTCTAATGCCAAAGGAGCCATTCTTGGAAAAGTTGAACCAGCCGTAACTGGTCTCATTAGTTCAGCATAA
- the LOC113359240 gene encoding uncharacterized protein LOC113359240, translating into MTNGSLVDVSHSLTGRAGRKRIEIDPTMISSIPLRLRTNIRVMESAANMSKSTIHKRIKEGAIRPHSKTLKPALTDDNKKARLLFSLSMLEDYCFANKPIFKSMYNYVHIDEKWFYMTKESQKYYLLPKEDEPLRSCKSKRFITKVMFLAVVARPRYDSANNEEFSGKIGIFSFTFQEPAQRNSKNRTAGTMETKAILSVTKDVICLCLINKVFPAIRSKWPRSSNMEPIFIQQDNAKPHINPNDQEFLEDASKDGFDIRLSFQPPNSPDFNVLDLGYFRAIQSLQYRYAPSTIDELVQVVQESFENLSSENLNYVFLTF; encoded by the coding sequence ATGACCAATGGCTCTTTGGTTGATGTATCTCATAGCCTAACTGGACGAGCTGGCCGTAAACGAATTGAAATTGATCCAACCATGATATCTTCGATACCTTTACGACTGCGCACAAACATTCGAGTAATGGAAAGTGCGGCGAATATGTCTAAGTCAACGATTCATAAAAGAATCAAAGAAGGTGCCATACGACCACACTCAAAAACCTTGAAGCCAGCGTTAACCGATGACAATAAAAAGGCAAGGCTTCTATTTTCTCTATCAATGCTCGAAGATTATTGTTTTGCTAATAAACCTATTTTCAAAAGCATGTATAATTACGTTCATATTGACGAAAAGTGGTTCTATATGACCAAGGAGTCGCAAAAGTATTATCTTCTCCCAAAAGAAGATGAACCTTTGCGCAGTTGTAAGAGTAAACGTTTTATTACCAAGGTCATGTTTTTAGCAGTGGTTGCTCGTCCTAGGTATGATTCTGCTAACAATGAAGAATTTTCTGGAAAGATAGGAATTTTTTCTTTCACTTTCCAAGAGCCTGCACAACGCAATAGTAAGAATCGTACTGCTGGTACTATGGAAACAAAAGCAATTTTGTCTGTTACCAAAGATGTCATTTGTTTGTGTCTGATTAACAAGGTTTTTCCAGCAATCCGAAGCAAATGGCCACGCAGTAGTAACATGGAGCCTATATTTATTCAACAGGACAATGCCAAACCACACATAAACCCAAATGATCAAGAGTTTCTTGAAGATGCTTCCAAAGATGGATTCGATATCCGCTTGTCTTTCCAACCACCAAACAGTCCAGATTTTAATGTTTTAGATCTTGGTTATTTTCGGGCAATTCAATCACTACAGTATCGGTATGCGCCCAGCACAATTGATGAATTAGTTCAAGTTGTGCAAGAGTCTTTTGAAAATTTATCTTCTGAAAACCTTAATTACGTTTTCCTGACGTTTTAA